Sequence from the Corallococcus sp. EGB genome:
ATGCACGTGAGGCACGTCATCGCGCCGACACTGGCGCGCGGCCTCCTCGACGATCTTGGCCCACCGCTGCGTGCGCTCCCCGGCGCGCTTCGGCTCCAGCTTCACCACGCTGCGCACCGTGGCCACCGGGTGGAACGCGGTGGCGCCCAGCTCCGTGCCCTTCTGCAGCACCAGCTCCAGCTTGTCCCCCTTGGGCAGCCCCTGCAGCACGCTCATCTCGCGCGCGGGCGGCGTCACGCGCACGGCCCCCAGCAGCAGCCGCACGGACTCCGCGCCCAGTCCGGTGACGCGCGCCTCGAACGCGCGCCCCTTCCCGTCAAACACCTCCAGCGCGTCGCCGTCCTCCAGCCGCAGCACATGGACGAGGTAGTGGCGGCGCTCGCCCGTGAGCGTCACGTCGGCGGGGGCGGGGTCGGGCAGGGGAACGAAGAGGCGGACCACGGCGGCTTTCCTTGAAGGGGAGGGCGCCCGCGAGGATAGCCCCCCAGGCGTCCAGGCGTGTCCTTTCCACGCTCCACGAACGCCCGGCGCCTGCCTGTTCCTGCTATGGCGCCCCACGCCCATGGCCACCCTCGTCATCGAGTCCACCCGCTCCGGCTTCGTCGAATCCCTCCACACCGTGTCCGTCGCGGTGGTGAGCGCGGAGGGCACGCGCGTCGCGTACGCGGGAGACCCGGAGCGCGTCACCTTCTGGCGCTCCGCGGCCAAGCCCTTCCAGTCCCTGCCCATGGTGCAGGACGGCGCGGCGGACCGGTACGGCTTCGGTCCGCGTGAGCTGGCGCTCTCGTGCGCGTCCCACTCCAGCGAGCCCGTGCACCGCGCGCTCGCCATGCGGATGCTGAACGCGAGCGGCTGCGAGGAGCGCCACCTCGCGTGCGGCCCGCACCCGCCGCTGTCGCCCGCGGTCGCGGAGGAGGCCCTCAAGGCGGGCGTGGTGCTCACGCCCCGGTGGAACAACTGCTCCGGCAAGCACGCGGGGATGCTCGCGCTGGCCCGGCACCACGGCTGGGACCTCCACGGCTACGCCAGCGACGGCCACCCGGTGCAGGAGCGCATCCAGGATGAAATCGCCAGGTGGACGGGCCTGCCGCGCGACGCGCTGGTGAAGGCCGTGGATGGCTGCCTCGCCGTCTGCTTCGGCCTGCCGCTCAGCGCCATGGCCACCGCGTGGGCCCGCTTCGGCGTCTCCGAAGCGCCCGCGGCCCGGCGCCTGCGCGAGGCCATGCTCGCGCACCCGGAGCTGGTCGCGGGCAAGGGCCGCGCGTGCACGGACCTGATGACCGCCTTCAAGGGGGAGGCCGTGGTGAAGATTGGCGCGGAGGGCGTCTACTGCGCCGCGCTGCCCCGCGCCCGCCTGGGCGTGGCCCTCAAGGTGGAGGACGGTGACGCCCGCTGCGCCGCGCCCGCGCTCCTCGCCGTCCTGGGCCTCCTCGCGGAATCACAGGGCCTGTCCCTGCCCATGACGGG
This genomic interval carries:
- a CDS encoding asparaginase; amino-acid sequence: MATLVIESTRSGFVESLHTVSVAVVSAEGTRVAYAGDPERVTFWRSAAKPFQSLPMVQDGAADRYGFGPRELALSCASHSSEPVHRALAMRMLNASGCEERHLACGPHPPLSPAVAEEALKAGVVLTPRWNNCSGKHAGMLALARHHGWDLHGYASDGHPVQERIQDEIARWTGLPRDALVKAVDGCLAVCFGLPLSAMATAWARFGVSEAPAARRLREAMLAHPELVAGKGRACTDLMTAFKGEAVVKIGAEGVYCAALPRARLGVALKVEDGDARCAAPALLAVLGLLAESQGLSLPMTGLDHHAEPRILDTRNEVVGSLRAAGALAFT
- a CDS encoding 16S rRNA (uracil(1498)-N(3))-methyltransferase, which produces MVRLFVPLPDPAPADVTLTGERRHYLVHVLRLEDGDALEVFDGKGRAFEARVTGLGAESVRLLLGAVRVTPPAREMSVLQGLPKGDKLELVLQKGTELGATAFHPVATVRSVVKLEPKRAGERTQRWAKIVEEAARQCRRDDVPHVHPPQPLLDAARALTPGTLLLVLDEEESAVPLGEAFRSVAPGTPVALVIGPEGGLAREEVDGLRAMGARPVTLGSRILRTETAALAALAVMQHLDGSLG